In the genome of Actinobacillus genomosp. 1, the window TCGTGCGATTGTCGATATTTCTTTCCCAGAAATTGAAAAATTTGACCGCTTACCGGAACCTCGTGCCGAAGGCCCGACCGCTTTCGTTTCAATTATGGAAGGTTGTAATAAATACTGCTCATTCTGTGTAGTGCCTTATACGCGCGGTGAAGAAGTTTCTCGCCCGGTGGATGACGTATTATTTGAAATCGCACAATTAGCGGAACAAGGCGTACGTGAAGTGAACTTACTTGGTCAGAATGTAAATGCTTACCGCGGCGAAACCTTTGACGGCGGTATTTGTACCTTTGCCGAATTGCTTCGTTTAGTCGCTGCGATTGACGGTATCGACCGTGTACGCTACACCACCAGTCACCCGATTGAATTTACCGATGACATCATTGAAGTTTATCGCGACACGCCTGAATTAGTGAGCTTCTTACACTTACCAATTCAAAGCGGTGCGGATCGCGTATTAACCATGATGAAACGTAACCATACGGCATTAGAATATAAAGCGATCATTCGTAAATTACGTGAAGTTCGTCCGAATATTCAGATCAGTTCGGACTTTATCGTTGGTTTCCCGGGTGAAACGGCGGAAGATTTCGAACAAACAATGAAAGTAATCGAGCAAGTAAACTTCGATATGAGCTTCAGCTTTATCTACTCTGCTCGTCCGGGTACACCGGCAGCTGACTTACCGGATGATATTTCGGAAGAAGAGAAAAAAGAGCGTTTAGCACGTTTACAACAACGTATCAATCACCAAGCTATGCAATTCAGCCGTGCAATGT includes:
- the miaB gene encoding tRNA (N6-isopentenyl adenosine(37)-C2)-methylthiotransferase MiaB → MAKLHITTWGCQMNEYDSSKMADLLNSTHGLELTDKPEEADVLLLNTCSIREKAQEKVFSQLGRWKNWKKDKPDLIIGVGGCVASQEGEHIRDRAPFVDIVFGPQTLHRLPEMINKIRGGDRAIVDISFPEIEKFDRLPEPRAEGPTAFVSIMEGCNKYCSFCVVPYTRGEEVSRPVDDVLFEIAQLAEQGVREVNLLGQNVNAYRGETFDGGICTFAELLRLVAAIDGIDRVRYTTSHPIEFTDDIIEVYRDTPELVSFLHLPIQSGADRVLTMMKRNHTALEYKAIIRKLREVRPNIQISSDFIVGFPGETAEDFEQTMKVIEQVNFDMSFSFIYSARPGTPAADLPDDISEEEKKERLARLQQRINHQAMQFSRAMLGTEQRVLVEGPSKKDIMELTGRTENNRIVNFQGTPDMIGKFVDIKITDVYTNSLRGDVVRTEDEMGLRVVESAASVIARTRKEDDLGVGKYVVNL